From one Leptospira andrefontaineae genomic stretch:
- the arsS gene encoding arsenosugar biosynthesis radical SAM (seleno)protein ArsS (Some members of this family are selenoproteins.) encodes MKSLLARGSELASSQEQLKILTEVSGKLGLPSFSDKLKEAALYPLRPTGVDILQVNVGKLCNQTCRHCHVDAGPDRRESMSKETMQECLVALATPGVTTLDITGGAPEMNPNFRWFVEEASKLGKKIMIRCNLTILLAGEKYRDLPEFFAEHKVEVVSSLPYFQKRRTDAQRGEGVFDRSMEALRKLNAIGYGVPGSGLILNLVYNPVGAFLAGGQSTLENDFKKELKQVHGVEFNSLFALTNMPISRFLESLIENDNIDTYLERLVTAFNPVAATGVMCRNTLSVGWDGSLYDCDFNQMLDMKIEGKVNKISEFNKSVLDSREILLHQHCYGCTAGAGSSCGGSIA; translated from the coding sequence ATGAAATCCCTATTAGCCAGAGGGAGCGAGCTTGCTTCTTCCCAAGAACAATTGAAAATTCTTACGGAAGTTTCCGGAAAACTGGGTTTGCCTAGTTTTTCCGATAAATTAAAAGAAGCGGCACTCTATCCTTTACGCCCAACAGGGGTGGACATACTTCAAGTGAACGTGGGGAAACTCTGTAACCAGACTTGCAGACATTGTCATGTGGATGCCGGCCCGGACCGCAGAGAGAGTATGAGCAAGGAAACTATGCAGGAATGTTTAGTTGCCTTAGCCACTCCTGGTGTGACTACTTTGGATATCACAGGTGGTGCTCCTGAGATGAATCCTAATTTCAGATGGTTCGTAGAAGAAGCTTCCAAATTAGGGAAGAAGATCATGATCCGCTGCAATCTTACCATTCTTCTTGCAGGAGAAAAATATAGAGATCTTCCTGAATTTTTTGCAGAACATAAAGTAGAAGTTGTTTCTAGTCTTCCTTATTTCCAGAAAAGAAGAACGGATGCCCAAAGAGGAGAAGGTGTATTCGATCGTTCTATGGAAGCATTAAGAAAATTGAATGCAATCGGATATGGTGTTCCGGGTTCGGGACTTATATTAAATTTAGTTTATAATCCGGTCGGAGCCTTTCTTGCAGGCGGACAGTCCACATTAGAGAACGATTTCAAAAAGGAATTAAAACAAGTCCATGGCGTAGAGTTTAATTCATTATTCGCACTTACTAATATGCCTATTAGCCGTTTTTTGGAATCTTTGATCGAAAATGATAATATAGATACTTATTTAGAGAGACTCGTAACAGCCTTCAATCCGGTTGCTGCCACAGGCGTTATGTGTCGTAATACGTTAAGTGTAGGTTGGGACGGAAGTCTATACGATTGCGATTTTAATCAGATGTTGGACATGAAGATAGAAGGTAAGGTAAACAAAATCTCCGAATTTAATAAATCCGTATTGGATTCAAGAGAGATCTTATTACACCAACATTGTTACGGATGCACCGCGGGAGCAGGTTCTTCTTGCGGTGGTTCCATTGCCTAA
- a CDS encoding LIC20153 family lipoprotein, with protein sequence MKQKAIWLLLVLLLSASFVDCKKDEGEDLTNLALLNALGGGGDCLVSFPGKASIGVNRTRAIDGAGATSVIWGRIPFVNHPIAIVEALGMQNGDQITFTGIDVVANPETGGDEPVVYESADCPLAESTIVDGFVPFNSTNRGGAGPFVWTNDNAPGSYYFLLYIVGTSAPAATIQRVNL encoded by the coding sequence ATGAAACAAAAAGCTATTTGGTTATTATTGGTGCTTTTACTTTCGGCTTCTTTCGTTGATTGTAAAAAAGACGAAGGGGAAGACCTAACAAATCTGGCACTCTTGAATGCGCTGGGTGGAGGAGGAGATTGTTTAGTCTCTTTCCCTGGTAAAGCATCTATCGGGGTAAACCGCACTCGTGCAATCGATGGAGCAGGTGCAACTAGCGTAATCTGGGGAAGAATTCCATTTGTAAATCACCCGATTGCAATTGTAGAAGCTTTGGGAATGCAGAATGGTGATCAAATTACCTTTACTGGTATCGATGTGGTTGCAAATCCTGAAACTGGTGGCGACGAACCGGTTGTCTATGAAAGTGCCGATTGTCCTCTAGCGGAATCTACAATCGTAGATGGATTTGTTCCGTTTAATAGTACTAATAGAGGCGGCGCTGGACCATTTGTATGGACGAACGATAACGCTCCTGGTTCTTATTATTTCTTATTGTATATTGTAGGAACTTCTGCTCCAGCTGCAACAATTCAACGTGTAAATCTTTAG
- a CDS encoding TetR/AcrR family transcriptional regulator, whose protein sequence is MSTKEKGVKDRILETAVRLFQTQGYGNTGINQIIQESQTAKASFYDYYPSKDLLGKAYIEFYGKEQLILLDKLRSRSETAKEFILAWTQILRRQTRKSEFAGCPMANTVAQIASNSPSISEEVKKISERTISYLADFLKQMQKKGQVPKAADTQSLARKVFACYEGVLQIWKLTGKVSALDDLPEMVDSIIKSSGKK, encoded by the coding sequence ATGTCAACCAAAGAAAAAGGGGTAAAAGACAGGATTTTGGAAACTGCAGTCAGGCTTTTCCAAACCCAAGGTTATGGGAATACAGGCATTAACCAGATCATCCAAGAATCCCAAACAGCAAAGGCCAGCTTTTACGATTATTACCCTTCTAAGGATCTATTAGGAAAGGCATATATAGAATTTTACGGGAAAGAACAACTTATCTTATTAGATAAATTAAGATCCAGATCCGAAACAGCTAAAGAATTTATTCTTGCTTGGACACAAATTCTCCGAAGGCAAACCAGAAAGAGCGAATTTGCAGGTTGTCCGATGGCAAATACTGTCGCGCAAATTGCTTCCAACTCTCCGTCCATATCGGAAGAAGTAAAAAAGATCTCAGAAAGAACGATCAGCTATCTCGCCGATTTTCTAAAACAAATGCAGAAAAAAGGACAGGTCCCGAAAGCTGCAGATACACAAAGTTTAGCACGTAAAGTATTTGCTTGTTATGAAGGAGTTTTACAGATCTGGAAATTAACCGGAAAGGTTTCGGCTTTGGATGATTTACCGGAGATGGTGGATTCTATTATTAAAAGTTCTGGGAAGAAGTAA
- a CDS encoding nitroreductase, with the protein MSSLSPETESIDISGIASSVEEAVFTRHSIRDYLSKPVEDSVLKELFSKSLRAPSWKNSQPWKVHVVTGAKRDRMAELLQERAKQSETPVPDTIWPTGFPSDAKRRMFDLGMKIYGAAGIERKDKEARDKFMLRNFEFFGAPTAVFITTEFELNFYIALDIGCFLNTVMLLARSYGLGTVPQAALSAFPEVVRKELGLAESEKIVCGLSLGYPKPDSVLNKFHTPREEVSDLVKFYT; encoded by the coding sequence ATGTCTTCTTTATCCCCAGAAACCGAATCAATCGATATATCAGGAATTGCTTCCAGTGTAGAAGAGGCTGTTTTTACCCGTCATAGTATCAGGGATTACCTTTCTAAACCCGTAGAGGATTCAGTCTTAAAAGAATTATTCTCCAAGTCTCTGAGAGCCCCTAGTTGGAAAAATAGCCAACCTTGGAAAGTGCATGTAGTAACCGGTGCGAAAAGAGACAGGATGGCGGAATTACTGCAAGAGAGGGCAAAACAATCGGAGACTCCTGTGCCTGATACAATTTGGCCTACCGGTTTTCCATCTGATGCAAAGCGTAGAATGTTCGATCTAGGTATGAAGATCTACGGTGCTGCCGGGATTGAAAGAAAAGATAAGGAAGCAAGAGATAAGTTCATGCTTCGGAATTTTGAGTTTTTTGGAGCTCCTACAGCAGTATTTATAACCACTGAATTCGAACTCAATTTCTATATCGCATTGGACATAGGTTGTTTTTTGAACACAGTTATGCTTCTTGCCAGAAGTTATGGACTAGGGACTGTTCCTCAGGCTGCATTATCCGCCTTCCCGGAAGTAGTCCGAAAAGAATTGGGTCTGGCAGAATCTGAAAAGATAGTCTGCGGTTTAAGTTTGGGATACCCTAAACCGGATTCCGTATTAAATAAATTTCATACACCCAGGGAAGAGGTTTCCGATTTAGTAAAATTCTATACATAA
- the kdpF gene encoding K(+)-transporting ATPase subunit F: protein MSYIFLIVLVIALCAYLSFSILKPEKF, encoded by the coding sequence TTGTCTTATATATTTCTAATCGTTTTAGTCATCGCATTATGTGCTTATCTCTCCTTCTCCATTTTAAAACCGGAAAAATTTTAG
- a CDS encoding potassium-transporting ATPase subunit KdpA: MNGNDSIFFFLYFAVLFLLSPFLGIYISDVLKGEVSKRSTFLSKFESFLYKISGIKEDQNSDWKGYLFDIGIFTILGLGIVVLGLHFQDILPGNPEGKSGVAWDLAWNTSVSFVTNTNWQAYSGEVSLSYISQMLLLGVQNFVSAGVGLAILAAMARGITSKPGESSGFGNFYVDLTRSILYILLPISILAAFVLVSQGVVMDFSKYVDSIGIEGLSVKIPLGPAASQIAIKQLGTNGGGFFGVNSTHPFENPTVFSSWIQCILITEPGVGYFLKTE; this comes from the coding sequence ATGAACGGAAACGACTCGATCTTCTTCTTTTTATATTTTGCGGTTTTATTCTTACTTTCTCCTTTTTTAGGTATTTATATATCAGATGTCCTTAAGGGAGAAGTTTCCAAACGATCAACATTTCTTTCCAAATTCGAATCTTTTCTATATAAGATTTCTGGAATAAAAGAAGATCAAAATTCTGATTGGAAAGGATATCTATTCGATATCGGGATCTTTACCATCCTTGGTTTAGGGATCGTCGTATTAGGTCTCCATTTTCAGGATATTCTTCCCGGAAACCCGGAAGGTAAGTCTGGAGTTGCATGGGATCTGGCTTGGAATACTTCCGTCAGCTTTGTAACGAACACGAATTGGCAGGCGTATTCGGGAGAAGTTTCTCTTTCTTATATTAGCCAAATGTTACTTTTAGGAGTACAAAATTTTGTAAGCGCTGGAGTTGGACTTGCAATACTTGCTGCTATGGCCAGGGGAATTACCTCTAAACCTGGTGAGTCTTCCGGGTTCGGGAACTTTTACGTAGACCTAACCAGAAGTATATTATATATTCTTTTACCAATTTCTATCTTGGCTGCATTTGTATTGGTCTCCCAAGGTGTCGTCATGGATTTTTCCAAATATGTGGATTCGATCGGGATAGAAGGTCTTTCTGTCAAGATCCCGCTTGGACCCGCTGCATCTCAAATTGCGATCAAACAATTGGGAACGAACGGTGGTGGATTTTTCGGAGTAAATTCTACTCATCCTTTTGAAAATCCTACGGTATTTTCTAGTTGGATCCAATGTATTTTGATCACTGAGCCCGGGGTAGGTTATTTTCTGAAAACGGAATGA
- a CDS encoding cation:proton antiporter, producing MKRNAIFYITLLVFSFGAFVFITKQGKSLEIGKVATVQAESSTSVESTEDPIDTWKKAGAKLWKGFHEPLPLLLLQIGVVIAATRLMGKLAVIVRQPFVVGEILAGILLGPSLFGLLFPEQYQFLFPKVSLSSLQLLSQIGLVFFMFVVGMELDLKFLRNQADSAILISHASILLPFLLGAILALSIYKTLAPPEVTFLSFSLFMGIGMSITAFPVLARIVQERGLTKTKLGGLALTCAASDDLTAWCLLAVVIALVQAGGLLAALFTIVLAIIYVIIMWKIVQPAMHRAGRIFTNREAFTKMAVALFLLFPIASAWITESIGIHALFGAFLAGVVMPDKPKLRTLLAEKVEDLSTAIFLPLFFALTGIRTQIGLLNQGNLWWDFLMVLTVAIIGKFAGSTIAARASGNNWKDSLSLGALMNTRGLMELIVLNIGYDIGVLSAEIFSMMVLMALVTTYMTGPSLNLIERVFSVVKDKREEGILLAFALHSRGVDLLRLASGLFQNGNKTKEVTALHLTPDSWISGKTAQKYEKKSFEPLFKLSKELGIKLKTLYKPSDNVTRDILKTIQSGNYNIFLTGGARSLFSDDVLGGKIRTLLSESETNAGILVAEKLKELDRFILAVYSDKDVKLLGFALAMAKKIGAKLSIWDPKGKVPQFSQKERNLLKKEKITILKGENPQVLSEADLVICDLETWEEETEFRNWELSDGSGLFLVRYKE from the coding sequence ATGAAACGAAACGCGATTTTCTATATCACCCTATTAGTATTTTCTTTCGGGGCCTTTGTCTTCATAACGAAACAAGGCAAGTCATTAGAAATAGGTAAGGTTGCAACCGTCCAAGCGGAGTCCTCTACCTCGGTCGAGTCCACAGAAGATCCGATAGATACTTGGAAAAAAGCTGGAGCAAAACTTTGGAAAGGTTTCCATGAACCTCTTCCACTTCTATTATTACAAATCGGAGTCGTAATTGCAGCCACTCGTTTAATGGGTAAACTTGCAGTAATTGTAAGACAACCATTCGTAGTAGGAGAGATTCTCGCAGGGATTTTATTAGGCCCATCCTTGTTCGGGTTATTATTCCCGGAACAGTATCAATTCTTATTTCCGAAAGTTTCCTTAAGTTCCTTACAACTATTAAGTCAGATCGGTCTGGTATTTTTCATGTTTGTTGTCGGAATGGAATTGGATCTAAAGTTCCTTAGAAACCAAGCCGACTCTGCAATACTTATCTCACACGCAAGTATTCTTCTTCCTTTTTTACTTGGAGCCATCTTAGCACTTTCCATTTACAAAACATTGGCTCCTCCTGAGGTCACGTTTTTGTCCTTCTCCTTATTTATGGGGATAGGTATGAGTATCACTGCCTTTCCAGTGCTCGCTCGAATTGTCCAAGAGAGAGGACTTACTAAAACGAAACTTGGTGGACTCGCACTTACATGCGCTGCTTCAGATGATTTAACGGCTTGGTGTTTACTTGCAGTAGTAATAGCACTTGTGCAAGCCGGCGGACTTTTAGCCGCGTTATTCACCATCGTCTTAGCAATTATTTATGTTATCATAATGTGGAAGATCGTTCAACCTGCAATGCATAGAGCAGGAAGGATCTTCACAAACAGAGAAGCATTTACCAAAATGGCGGTTGCTCTGTTTCTACTCTTCCCGATCGCATCGGCATGGATCACTGAATCTATCGGGATTCACGCTTTGTTTGGAGCATTTTTAGCCGGGGTTGTTATGCCTGACAAACCCAAACTTAGAACACTTCTCGCCGAAAAGGTAGAAGACTTAAGTACTGCGATCTTTCTTCCATTATTCTTTGCGTTAACCGGGATCAGGACCCAAATCGGTCTATTAAACCAAGGCAATCTATGGTGGGATTTTCTAATGGTGCTTACAGTCGCCATTATAGGAAAATTCGCGGGAAGTACGATTGCTGCGAGAGCATCCGGAAATAACTGGAAAGATTCTTTATCCTTAGGTGCACTCATGAACACCAGAGGACTCATGGAATTGATCGTACTTAATATCGGTTATGATATAGGGGTATTATCCGCTGAGATATTCTCGATGATGGTGTTAATGGCATTGGTCACAACATATATGACTGGACCAAGTTTGAATTTAATAGAGAGAGTTTTCTCGGTTGTCAAAGACAAAAGAGAAGAAGGTATACTACTCGCTTTCGCGTTACATTCGAGGGGTGTGGATCTATTAAGATTGGCTTCCGGACTATTCCAAAACGGAAATAAAACAAAAGAAGTAACAGCACTTCACCTCACTCCCGATTCCTGGATCTCGGGCAAAACCGCTCAAAAATACGAGAAAAAAAGTTTCGAACCTTTATTCAAACTTTCTAAAGAACTAGGGATCAAATTAAAAACTCTATATAAACCTTCTGATAATGTAACAAGAGATATACTTAAAACAATCCAATCAGGAAATTATAATATATTCCTAACCGGTGGAGCAAGATCCTTATTCAGTGACGATGTGCTTGGAGGGAAGATCAGAACACTTCTTTCCGAATCGGAAACAAACGCAGGGATCTTAGTCGCAGAAAAATTAAAAGAATTAGATCGTTTTATCTTAGCGGTTTACTCGGATAAAGACGTAAAACTACTGGGATTTGCTCTTGCAATGGCGAAGAAGATAGGAGCGAAACTTTCCATCTGGGATCCAAAAGGAAAAGTTCCTCAATTCTCTCAAAAGGAAAGGAACCTTCTCAAAAAAGAAAAAATCACCATTCTAAAAGGGGAAAACCCTCAGGTACTTTCCGAAGCGGACTTAGTGATCTGTGACTTAGAAACCTGGGAAGAAGAAACCGAGTTTAGAAATTGGGAACTTTCAGACGGTTCGGGATTATTTTTGGTCCGTTATAAAGAATAG
- a CDS encoding penicillin-binding transpeptidase domain-containing protein, whose amino-acid sequence MRRIFRFSFAVLLLSCSVKTGTESLAIQKEELNLSDRKVCLFLAEMEEGTLLKVGEDNCKKNSPSMYVFQPVLALAALELGTLKDPHGYFPWDKTKFPYIRWQKEQNLRSSLENSTVWYFQKIWTDTGTIKLKPWLSSVGLPTSVPFEPSKSFWMDGGYSWTAEEFYLFLWRLFNGELEVRKKNLNSVLEGLERNPGEIKNPTGTHRLDGNFGNFSGFYSDSATGYAQGRSVSWYWFFWKGPKRSYLFLSRIESESETLSPLEAAKFGMEYLREKGFWEKYFSSSN is encoded by the coding sequence ATGAGGCGAATATTCCGTTTTTCTTTTGCGGTCCTTCTTCTTTCCTGTTCCGTAAAAACTGGAACAGAATCGCTGGCCATACAGAAGGAAGAACTCAATCTCTCCGACAGAAAAGTCTGCTTATTCCTTGCCGAAATGGAAGAAGGTACACTTTTGAAAGTAGGAGAAGATAACTGCAAAAAAAACTCCCCTTCTATGTATGTATTCCAACCGGTGCTTGCTTTAGCTGCATTGGAACTTGGAACATTAAAAGATCCTCATGGATATTTTCCTTGGGACAAAACCAAATTCCCTTATATCAGATGGCAGAAGGAACAGAATCTTAGGTCTTCTTTAGAAAATTCAACGGTCTGGTATTTTCAAAAGATCTGGACCGATACTGGAACTATTAAACTTAAACCTTGGTTGTCTTCTGTTGGACTTCCTACATCGGTCCCTTTCGAACCTTCTAAATCCTTTTGGATGGATGGAGGATATTCTTGGACTGCAGAAGAATTCTATTTATTCTTATGGAGACTATTCAACGGAGAATTAGAGGTCCGAAAAAAGAATCTAAACTCAGTATTAGAAGGTTTGGAAAGAAATCCAGGAGAGATCAAAAATCCAACGGGCACTCATAGATTAGATGGTAACTTCGGGAACTTCTCCGGTTTTTATTCCGACTCAGCAACAGGATACGCTCAAGGAAGATCAGTCTCATGGTATTGGTTCTTCTGGAAAGGTCCTAAAAGATCTTATCTATTCTTATCTAGAATAGAAAGTGAATCCGAAACCTTATCTCCCTTAGAGGCTGCAAAGTTTGGCATGGAATATCTAAGAGAAAAAGGTTTTTGGGAAAAATATTTCTCTTCATCAAACTAA
- a CDS encoding DNA methyltransferase, with product MSSTVRKKERKILTGEFWTSKQRQSHPIHYVVSYRASFKPELPAFFIGKYLENRKGIVFDPFGGRGTTAVQANLEGYAAIHNDISPMSLFLAKSRQTVPSIEKLERALDSLNLSSKIREEKEDEGLLHFYHKDTLKEIKNLKKILLDSDSSELRYLGLTALSRLHGHSNGFFSVYSFPQISIPPLAQKRNNEKRGVVPDYREVKPRILQKMRRDLKESLTPFYHEFSSRNEYTNHSSLDLFGLEDDSVDLVVTSPPFLDKVNYEEDNWLRYWFLDIELEKDQKPSIFATLAGWCEFIQGTLAELSRVVKPGGTVVMEVGEVRKGKTVFNLDEYVIKCAESTGLVWENTYINDQKFTKLANCWNVSNNEKGTNSNRCVVFRNLK from the coding sequence ATGAGCAGTACCGTTCGTAAAAAAGAAAGAAAGATACTCACCGGTGAATTTTGGACATCTAAACAAAGACAGTCTCATCCAATCCATTATGTGGTTAGTTATAGAGCTTCATTCAAACCTGAATTACCGGCCTTCTTCATTGGGAAATATTTAGAAAATCGAAAGGGAATCGTATTCGATCCTTTTGGTGGAAGAGGGACAACAGCTGTCCAGGCAAACTTAGAAGGTTATGCTGCCATCCATAATGATATCAGCCCTATGTCCTTATTCTTGGCGAAGTCCAGACAAACTGTACCTTCTATCGAAAAACTGGAAAGGGCACTTGATTCTCTCAATCTAAGCTCCAAGATCCGGGAAGAAAAAGAAGACGAGGGTCTTTTACATTTTTATCATAAAGATACTTTAAAAGAGATCAAAAACCTGAAAAAGATCCTTTTAGATTCGGATTCTTCTGAACTTAGATATTTAGGTCTGACTGCCTTATCCAGACTTCACGGTCACAGTAACGGATTTTTTTCCGTTTATAGTTTTCCTCAGATTTCCATTCCTCCTTTGGCGCAAAAAAGAAATAATGAGAAAAGGGGAGTCGTTCCTGATTATAGAGAGGTTAAACCTAGAATTCTTCAAAAGATGAGAAGGGACCTGAAAGAATCTCTTACTCCTTTTTATCATGAGTTTTCTTCCAGAAACGAATACACAAATCATTCTTCTTTGGATCTTTTTGGTTTAGAAGATGATTCGGTGGATCTCGTAGTGACCAGCCCTCCATTTTTGGACAAAGTGAATTACGAAGAGGATAATTGGCTTAGATATTGGTTTCTAGATATAGAACTGGAGAAGGACCAGAAGCCGAGTATTTTCGCGACTCTTGCCGGTTGGTGTGAATTTATCCAAGGAACCTTGGCGGAACTTTCCAGAGTGGTAAAACCCGGTGGAACTGTGGTCATGGAAGTGGGAGAAGTTCGAAAAGGGAAAACCGTTTTCAATTTGGACGAATACGTGATCAAATGTGCTGAATCTACTGGTCTTGTTTGGGAAAATACGTATATCAATGACCAGAAGTTCACGAAACTTGCCAATTGTTGGAATGTTTCGAATAATGAGAAGGGTACAAACTCGAATCGCTGCGTGGTTTTTCGTAATCTGAAGTAA
- the flgG gene encoding flagellar basal-body rod protein FlgG gives MMRSLWTAATGMIAQQFHIDTISNNLANVNTTGFKKNRADFEDLVYQHMVLAGTPATSVSEIPTGVNVGHGVRAAASQKLFEIGSFQATGNKLDLAITSEMGFFKIQMPDGSFAFTRDGSYKIDSNQQVVTSNGYLLEPPLILPEGAILNTLMISEQGEVTVKIGADIRPTVIGQVELYRFVNPAGLQAIGKNLFQETVASGPEIPGTPGMEGFGNVLQGFLEMSNVKIVEEMVNMIVAQRAYESNSKAIQTSDNMLSTAIGLKR, from the coding sequence ATGATGCGTTCCCTTTGGACTGCCGCGACCGGAATGATCGCTCAGCAATTTCATATAGATACAATTTCCAACAACTTGGCAAACGTGAATACCACCGGTTTTAAAAAGAACCGCGCGGATTTTGAGGACTTAGTTTACCAACATATGGTTTTGGCAGGAACTCCTGCTACTTCCGTGAGTGAAATTCCTACAGGTGTGAATGTGGGTCACGGGGTGAGGGCGGCTGCTTCTCAGAAATTATTCGAGATCGGTTCCTTCCAGGCTACCGGCAATAAGCTGGATCTTGCGATCACAAGTGAGATGGGATTTTTCAAGATCCAAATGCCTGACGGAAGTTTTGCATTCACTCGTGATGGTTCTTATAAGATCGATTCTAACCAACAAGTGGTAACATCTAACGGTTATTTGTTGGAGCCTCCTCTGATCCTTCCAGAAGGAGCGATCCTAAACACTTTGATGATCTCCGAGCAGGGAGAAGTTACAGTAAAGATTGGAGCGGATATCCGTCCTACCGTGATCGGTCAGGTGGAATTATATCGTTTCGTGAACCCTGCGGGTCTTCAGGCGATCGGTAAAAACTTATTCCAAGAAACTGTTGCTTCCGGTCCTGAAATTCCCGGAACTCCCGGTATGGAAGGTTTCGGGAATGTTCTGCAAGGATTCTTGGAGATGTCTAACGTGAAAATCGTAGAAGAGATGGTGAATATGATCGTTGCTCAAAGAGCGTACGAGTCCAACTCGAAGGCTATCCAAACTTCGGATAACATGTTATCTACCGCGATCGGATTGAAACGTTAA
- the flgA gene encoding flagellar basal body P-ring formation chaperone FlgA: MSLRFFFSSCILTGLFVSGLGKIEGMEAVYLRGKLLTQKKEVLLSEIAKLPDGMKDKVVLRNLNAPVVIRPENLKEVLAGIPVSGKETLVLPLDSELDPEDLEESLKKEVSKLPQDREGDFKISYLSGERFVPSQGVELKWAGLPQVVHPGQIVASLDFYFESRKVHTQRIKFKLERRTNALFAKKEIRKGQKLQADDLEERTVYMEESFTDGISGKDIGSTALKDLLPGELLRKKQFRFLFDVQRGGDVNLVYTKGNLVVKSKTKALSSGNIGEIVDVSSHSKEGKISARVVEKGTVLLEN, from the coding sequence ATGAGTCTCCGCTTCTTTTTCTCATCCTGTATCTTAACCGGGCTTTTTGTGTCCGGTTTGGGAAAGATAGAAGGAATGGAAGCGGTATACCTGCGTGGAAAACTTCTAACCCAAAAGAAAGAAGTTTTACTTTCCGAGATCGCAAAACTTCCGGATGGGATGAAAGACAAAGTTGTATTACGGAATCTGAATGCTCCTGTTGTGATCCGTCCTGAAAACTTAAAAGAAGTTCTGGCAGGTATCCCTGTTTCCGGAAAGGAAACATTAGTTTTACCTTTGGATTCTGAATTGGATCCGGAAGACTTAGAAGAAAGTCTTAAAAAGGAAGTTTCTAAACTTCCTCAAGATAGAGAAGGGGATTTTAAAATTTCCTATTTGAGCGGAGAAAGATTTGTTCCAAGCCAAGGTGTGGAACTGAAATGGGCAGGTCTGCCTCAAGTCGTTCATCCGGGACAGATCGTAGCTTCTTTGGATTTTTATTTTGAGAGCAGAAAGGTTCATACCCAAAGGATCAAATTCAAATTAGAAAGAAGAACGAACGCACTTTTCGCCAAAAAAGAGATCCGCAAAGGACAAAAACTACAGGCAGACGATCTGGAAGAAAGAACTGTTTATATGGAAGAATCTTTTACCGACGGGATTTCCGGTAAGGATATTGGTTCCACTGCACTTAAGGACCTACTTCCAGGAGAACTTCTCCGCAAAAAACAATTTAGGTTCTTATTCGACGTACAAAGAGGCGGGGATGTGAACCTTGTTTATACCAAGGGAAATTTGGTTGTAAAATCCAAGACAAAAGCATTAAGTTCCGGTAATATTGGAGAGATCGTGGATGTTTCTTCTCATTCCAAAGAAGGAAAAATTTCCGCAAGAGTCGTGGAGAAGGGCACAGTCCTTTTAGAAAATTGA
- a CDS encoding flagellar basal body L-ring protein FlgH, producing MIRSLKFILPSLFLSGMIALFAQDLSQWQDKNPYSRSQNLRVGTTIFVKLKEGFTAEFEIESTADENITIKAVPDKKVIPDNPAYNTDRTIVRKNKGKIKSLGKLKGNLTAVVTAIDTNTGLLTLQGQRSSTYNGEPSQILLTGRLSPEFIARDNSVDADRIADLQIQFTGRIEPKNLQPPITLKTINNPDGTVTVKAELSEEEKQRYILDQLNRLLGESK from the coding sequence ATGATCCGTAGTTTGAAATTTATACTTCCTAGTTTATTTTTATCCGGAATGATCGCTCTATTCGCTCAGGATTTATCCCAATGGCAGGATAAAAATCCTTACTCCAGAAGCCAAAATCTTAGAGTGGGAACTACTATATTCGTAAAATTGAAAGAAGGTTTTACGGCAGAATTCGAGATTGAATCTACTGCAGATGAAAATATCACTATCAAGGCTGTTCCAGATAAAAAAGTGATCCCGGATAATCCCGCATATAATACGGACCGCACAATAGTTCGTAAGAATAAAGGTAAGATTAAATCATTAGGAAAATTGAAAGGGAATCTCACAGCTGTAGTCACTGCGATAGATACAAACACTGGCCTTTTGACATTACAAGGACAACGTTCTTCTACTTATAATGGTGAACCTTCCCAAATTCTTTTGACCGGAAGACTATCTCCTGAATTCATTGCCAGAGACAATTCTGTGGATGCGGATCGAATTGCCGATTTGCAGATCCAATTTACCGGAAGAATTGAACCTAAAAATCTGCAACCTCCTATCACTTTAAAAACGATCAATAATCCTGATGGAACTGTTACCGTTAAGGCGGAACTTTCAGAAGAAGAAAAACAAAGATATATTCTGGATCAGTTGAATCGTTTGTTAGGAGAATCTAAATGA